The stretch of DNA GACTGAGCCTTTGGGGACGTTATTGGTACGTCGCTCAGGAACGTCAGATTATGCTTATTTTCAGGTTTTATAGGTCAGTAATGTCAGGGTCATTGCATTCTATTTTTATTCCATACCTCAGCTCATTGTAATGATGGTGAAGCACCCAGCGTATAAGTTCATCTCGTGATTCATATCCTCTCATTTCTATTTCCTCATCCATCCATTTGACTAGGGTTGTAGGCAGAGTAACCAGAAACTCTTTTTCACTTGTATTTACAGACTTAAAGTGAAGATGGAACCCTTGATACGCTTCATAAAGCCGGTTTTTTACACTAGTCTCCGAAATATTAAGTTCGATAGCGATATCCTCATCACTCATTCCTTTTTCTTTACAGATAAAGATACGCAGTTCTTCTTCAGTCATACCAATATTTAAGAAAGTTTCAACAAGCCCTGCTCCTATTTCAGAAATGTTTTTTTCCCGTGCATTTTTTTCATCAGCCGTGGAATTGTTGCAGTCATCTACATTGTTCATGTATATCAGCCTTCAGTTTATTTTTTAATATTTACCCAACTAAGAACGCCTATCGCACTTATCCGGGATATAATTTAATGTTTAAAATTATAAACATAACGGCAAATCAAAAGAAAAATGCTGTAATGAAGAGGTTTTTTGTGGTTTTTTGTTTTAGTAACATACATATCTTTCAAGAGTTATTGCAGATTATGGAAAGCCAAGCTATCGTACTCATTGACAATGGTTATCTTGCAAAAACCCTGGAGAACGATTTTGGCAGGACCCGTTTAGATTACTCAGCCTTTGCACGTGAACTCTGCAGCATTATTTCATGTGATATGTCCAAAGCGTATCTGTATGACGCTCCGCCGATAAATAAGCCCACTGACAATGCCAAAAGAAGAAAGACTTATGCTAATCGGATGAGATTTTTTGATGACATCCGAAAAACACCGCAGTTTGAAGTAAAACTAGGCAGGCTTACTGAATTTGTTGACCACGAGACAGGCAGAATAGTAACAAGACAGAAAGGTGTCGATGTCATGCTGGCTGTAGATATGATTGTACATACTCTTGACCCTGAGGTTGAAGTGGACAATATGATTCTTATTGCAGGGGATGCAGACTTTGAACCAGCTGTTAGGTACTCAGTGTCCCGAGGAAAGAACATAGTTCTGTGTTGTTCAACGAAGTATAGAAAAAACGGAGGAAAATCGTACTCAGATGCACTCATGAATGTGAGCAGTTCCTTCATCTCACTGGATTATGATCTTATCTCTAAGTGTTCATTTGTAAGAAAGAAAGCCGAGAGTCTCAATTCATACCCGATCTAAACGCGATCTTCTCATGTTTTAGAATTTAGTGCCATATGTTCCTTTCTTTCTGATGAATACTAAGTTTTGGTTATATTTATAGGCCTATATGCTTCCTATATTCTTCAGGATTCAAAAGGTTGGATAGATCCGGTTTATCAATTTTCACAACTGCAAACCAGCCTTTATCATATGGAGATTGGTTTATGATCAACGGGTCATTCATTATTTCTGAATTAATCTCCATGACCTCACAGTCTGCAGGACAGTTAACAGCAGCAACAGTTTTGATGCTTTCTACTTGTCCAAACAGATCTCCCTGCTGGTACTTCTTTCCTACTGCAGGCAGCTCGGCATACACAAGTTCCGACATCTGTTCTTGCGCATAATCAGTCATCCCTATTTTTGCAGTATCTCCTTCAATCAAAATCCATTCATGAGTTTTTGAATAATATCGATCGTCTCTGACTTCATTACCGTCTGCCATACTCTCAAAAGCTGCAAAGCGAAGAATGCTTTTAGATGTTTAGGTACAGGACTATATCTGGAAAATTGTAAAATAGCACCCAGTTCTTTGTATGTTTAATGAAGCTGATTTTCCGTGGCATAGTACAAGGTGTGGGTTTTCGTCCTGCTGTATATCGATCCGCGGTTAAGTTAGGCTTTAATGGCTATGTGCAGAACAATGGCTCCAACGTAGTCGTTGTCATAGACGGCGATGAGACTGTTTTCATAAACAAATTAAGGTCTGAGCTGCCCCCGCTTGCTAAAATTGACAGTATAGAAATGGAGGAAGAAGATTGTCAATATGACGGCTTTAAAATCATAGATAGTTCCAGCGGGGGAAAAGGCGCTAGCATTCCCAATGATACAGCGATATGTGATAACTGCAAACGCGACCTGTTCGATCCTCTCAACCGCCGCTATCTTTATCCGTTCACAAACTGCACAGATTGTGGAGCCAGGTTTTCAATAATCTCAGATCTTCCTTATGACCGGGCCAACACGTCTATGAATGAATATCCCGCAGATACGTTATGTTCTGAAGAATATGCCAGTCCTCTCGACCGAAGATTTCACCATCAGACAATCTCGTGTCCAGCCTGCGGCCCCAGCTATTATCTTTTGGACTCAAAGGGAAATAGGCTTGACAAGGATCCTATCGAGGAATTTGCCAGACGGATAGACGAGGGTTCGATAGGTGTGGTAAAAAGCTGGGGGGGCATGCACATCTGTTCCAATCTTGATGAACTCACTCATCTCAGATCCTGGTACAGAAGGTCAGAGAAACCCTTTGCAGTGATGATGAAAGATCTGGGCACTCTCAAAAATTATTGCATGCCTACAGTTTATGAAGAACAAGAAATAACCTCTCCCAACCGGCCTATAGTTTTAGTTAAAAAGAAAGAAAACGATCTGACAGAACTGATTTCTCCCGGTTTAGATACAATTGGAGTTTTTCTTCCTTATTCTGCCATGCATCATATTCTCTTCCATTACCTTGACCATGATGCGCTGGTTATGACTTCTGCCAATTCTCCTGGAGAACCTATGGTTCTGAAAGACGAGGATGCTCTGGAGCTGGGAGCCGACATATATCTGATGCATAATCGCAGAATCATCAATCGTTGCGACGACTCGGTTCTGAGAATGTTCGGCAGCCATCCGCAGTACATCAGAAAGTCAAGGGGGCATATACCTTCATATCTGAATTGTAAAAATGGTCAAGCGGTAGCTCTGGGAGGACAGGAAAATCTCTGCGGTGCGGTAGCAAAAGACGGTAGAATGTACACCACTCAGTACATAGGAGATGGAGAGCGCCCCGGAGTCATCAGATTTTTAGACAATGCTACGCGGTATTTCATGAAACTTTTAGGATCATCTCCGCAGATCATCGCAATGGATCTTCACCCTGCATACAACAACCGCCCTCTGGCAAAGTCAATGGCTGAAGAATTCGGCGCTGAATTGATTGAAGTACAACACCATTGGGCTCACGCAGCATCTCTGTTGATAGATAACGGCATTGAAGATGCCATGGTTCTCGCGGTAGATGGTACCGGTTATGGTTTGGACGGGCAAGCTTGGGGCGGAGAAGTTCTTAGGGCAGACTTCTCATCTTTTGATCGAGTTGCACATCTTGAACCGATAACTCTGCTTGGAGGTGAGAAAGCCGTTTATGATCCTAGAAGACTGGTATTTTCTCTTGATGAAATGGTTGGCAGATCCAATCCATATTTTTCAGAAACTGAAGCAGCTGTTCTACGTAAAATGATGCCAGCCGCACCTACTTCCACTGGTTTTGGAAGAGTTTTGGATGCGTTGTCATGTTACTTTGGAATCTGTCAGAAACGTACATATGATGGAGAACCAGCGATGAAATTAGAAAGAGCTCTTTCTGCTGGAACGAATAAATTTAATTTTAATGTAAAAGTTAAAAATAATGTCATATTGACCTCAGAACTTTACAGGGATATGACCGATAGCGTAGGCACTCCTTCTGACCTATCATACTCATTTGTCTATGCTCTGCTGGATGCGATGGTGGATATTGCAGCAGATAATGGAGAATTGAACGGGATAAATACAATTGGACTCACTGGGGGAGTTTCATACAATGGTCCGATTTCATCAATTGTAAAAGATATGGTGGAATCAAGGGGATTCCGTTTTGTCTGTCATAGCAGAGTGCCAAATGGAGATGGAGGAATCTCCACGGGGCAGTGTGCTATAGCGCTTCAGAAACTGAATTGACCAATCACTTCTTCTCAACAAGAAGCGCAAGAGGCCTTTCCAGCCATTTTCCAGTTTCTAAATCTCCGACACGCTTTCCAACGCAGATACCTTCACGCGGTACAGGAGACACAGTCCACTTACTGTCTTCTCTCTGAATCCAGAGCGTTGCACCTGGAAATCCTCTTTCTGGAACCCATTTTTCTGCTACAACAGTCTGCTCATCTTCACTGCTAGACTGAATCAGTACTCTTTCAACAGCAGCGGCCATATTGTGAACTTCTTCACTGCATCCGTGAACATACTTTAAGTCATTAAGAAACTCCAGTAAATTTCCAAGTCTGACTTCATCGCAGACTCTGAAGTTTCCGCGTCTCATCTCATCTAATAGCGCCTGAGTAGGCGCACCTAGAACTTGATATTTCTTAGCCAATGCCAAGAACTCATTAAGGCTGATGTACATTTTAGTACCTCGAGCTGTCATTTTGGGTTACGATTCTTAATTAGCTTTGGAACTGGCTATCATTTTTGATATTGGTGCGATTAATCCGTATCATTATTTTCAAAAGTATCTAGGGGTCAGTAGGGCAGTATTTCATAACTGTGACAAGGGGATACGCTGCCCTGCCGACCCTTGCTAGCACTGATGTAGGTGTTCGGCGGACAAGAACAGCCCAAGCCAATTCTTTCCGCCGATTCGTATCCCTGTCAACTTCTGGTATCTATTATATGATATAATACTCTTGCGCACGTCTGCGTCACTGAATGGGCATTGATTTATATTTTAATGTCATTCTGTCGCAGAGGATAACCGTGAACACGCTGATAATAATGCTGGATGGTGCAGCAGATGAAAAGATACCTGCTTTCGATTACAAGACACCTCTAGAGTCATTAGATAAGAAGTTCATGGACGGCGTGGCTTCCAGCGGTTTATTTGGCTGGACAGAAGGTCAGAAGTACACTCATTTATTCTTACTTGGATTCTTTACCGGCAAAGTATGTGATGTGCCCAGAGGTCTCATAGAAGCACACGGTATGGACATACCTTTGAAAGAAAATTCTGTGGCGTATCGTTTTTCTCCGGCCTGTTTCAGAAATGGAAAGTTTGAATGGGCATACAGAGTAAGTGCAGATAGGTATCTCGAGCTGCAGGAGTGTATGATTGATTCGATAGGCCTTTTGAATGATCTGGCACCGAATCTTTACTTCCATGGCAGCGATGGCAGAGGAGTTGTGACCATTGAAGATGGATACTATAATTTCCCCATGCCGCCTTATCCGTTGCCTGAGAATCCTGACTATGAACCTTTTCGTGAATGCATTGAGGCTGTCGCAAAGGAACTGGACGGACTCACATTCCTTCCATGGGGCGGAGGGTCAATTAATAATTCTGCCCATAAAAGCGCATTTGCTAAATCTAAAAATCTTACAATTCTTTCAAGCAGCCCGTCTGCCCTCGGCGTAGGTAGGCTTTTAGGAATAAGCTGCAAGCGCGTAGATGATTTCAGGGTGGGTATGGACGAGTCCCTGGAAATGCTTCAGCACAATGATGTATTCTTGCATGTTGATGAAACTGATGATGTCTCTCATCGTACAGAACCAGGTGATAAAAGGAACATGCTCGCCGAGATTGACGAATTCTTCTGTAATAACCTAGACTTTCTGGAGGGGCACAGAGTTGCACTCATAATAGATCATGGAACCTCCTCACTCAACGGACAGCACATGCCGATGCCGGTACCATTTGCGGTTTCCAACATCTCGGGCTCTATGAAATCAGGAATTAATTTTTGTGAAAATGCGTCTGTCCATTATCCAATCGAGAATCTTTTCTGCTCTATAATGCAGCACACTGATTGACTTATTGGATGGAGCTATTCTCCATGTGTTTTGTCCCTCCGTCTCTCTTAAATAGCCCGTGTGGTTTATTTGGGTAGACGCATCCAATGCGTAATGGAAGTGAGCACATATGTCGTGTAAGATCCCAGAAAATATTAAACTCTGTTCAGAAGAGGATTTAGGCAAGGAATTTATCGAACGCGTGATCGGCAAAACTCCCACATATGTCTGCGTTATCGGTAACACAGAGACGGCTAAAATTCCCGGGGTCTCAGCCGCAGGTGCTAATCCAGACATCACAGACACTACTCCGGCTGCAGATATGGAATTGCTTCATTACGGCAGATGTAAGTGTATCGAGGGAGTTCCAGTGACTCCTACAGGAGTACCAACTCCCGGAATTATCACCATGAGTGCTACAAAAATGTCAAAGATGCCAATTTTTGTAATGAATGCCGGTGTAAAAGTAAAACCTCATGTTCCCTATTTTGAGCTTGATGGATCTCCTGGTGAAGACATAAGGACAGGAAAAGCTGTTAAAAATGCGGAGAGGACATTTGACAGAGCCGTCTTAGCTGGAAAAGCGCTTGCTAAAATCAGCAACTACCTGGTTATCGGAGAATCAATAGCCGGAGGTACAACTACTGCTTATGGAGTGCTCACAGCTTTGGGGTATGATGCGAAAGGAAAGATTTCAAGCAGCATGATCGACAATCCAGCAGCTCTCAAGGAAAACATTGTTCAGGAAGGTTTGAGAAACTGTGGCCTCAGCGAATCAATTCTGAAAAAAGACCCCATGATGGCCGTTGAAGCGCTTGGGGACCCTATGATCGTAGCGGCTGCAGGACTCGCCGTTGGAGCTGCAGAATCTGTTCCGGTGCTCCTTGCCGGCGGAACACAGATGGCTGCAGTCCTTTCTGTAATCAAAGGCATGGACGATTCAGTCTTAGACAATATCGCATTGGGAACAACAAGATGGATCGTAGAAGACAAATCATCAGATCTTATCGACTTAGTCTCTCAGATTGCAAAAGTTCCTGTTCTGGCAGCAGATCTTAATTTCTCAACATCTAAATACGATGGACTCAACGTCTATGAAAAAGGTCTTGTGAAAGAGGGTGTTGGAGCGGGAGGATCATCAATTGCAGCTATGTTGATGTCTGATGGAAAAATCAACGCTCGCAACTTACTGGACGAAATTGAAAAGAATTACGTCAGGTTAGTTTCCAGAAGATGATCGTTTAGAGGAGGTTAAAACCTCCTCAGCTATTTTTAATTCAGTTATTGTATTTATGTTAATAATTAGCTCTATGTTTTCTGTAAGCACATAACCTTCAGACAGACTCTTCATGGATAGCATGTCTAACCTGTCAAGAACGGAGACGCCGCAGAATACAGACTTCACACCATTCACCGGCAGGCTGTAGGTTGGGCTGATGCCCAGTGAAACAAGAAGCGAGTATGGTGCAGCTACTGAATATGAGTGTACTCCGGAATTGTAGTATCCTTCGATAACAAAATCAATCCCCGATGAGCTGAGCAGAGGCATATCAGCCGGACAAATGAATACCTCTTCTGTTTTCATCTGGCTCATGGAATAATTCAGATCTACACAGTATTCTTCGCCGGACGTATCAATTATTATCACATCTTTGTTTTTAAGATGCTGTTTCGTAAGCGGTGTGTTTGGACTTACAGAGATATATACATCTTTGATGTGGCTGGATTCCTTCAGGGCATCGATTACATAATCTATAATCGGCCTGCCGAGAAGGTCAATCATCGGCTTTTCAGTGCCGATTTCTTTTATTCTGCTGCCTTTGCCTCCAGCCGTTATCAAAGCGTCTATCTTCATAAAAGGCACAACACGATTAAGGCGCCAAGAAGTGAACCCACTTTGCCTAACTCGTTTGAGGCTCCCAACACATCTCCGTTGACATATCCAAATGATTTCATGGATATGTTGCATACTGCAAAGCCGACTCCCATACTTATCAGAAGCATGAAAACGCCAACTAGCATGCCTTCTATTACGGAGAAGAATGGCCCATACAGCATCAGTGCAGCCAGAGGAATTACGATAACCGCTGAGATCAGAATAGACTTCAGTACATCATTTCTGTTTGCACTGTTGACAAACATATTTCCTAAACCGCTGCCTGCTGCTGTACCGTAGGCTGCTGTGATATATAGGCTGTTTTTTGCCAGGATCTCTGCAGCTATCGGGAAAAATAAGATTGCAATCTGCCAATGATTACTGATCCCTCCAAATCCTGCGCAGGTACTGAGTGCTGATATCGTTAGAAATGCAATCAGAATCCCTATCCCCACTCCGCCGGCTCCTACATTGGAGTCTTTCAGGGCCTTTATTTTCTTCTCCCTGTCGCCATGTGCTACCATGCCGTCTCCAAAATCCATCAGGCCGTCAAAATGAAGGAACCTGTTGAGCACGTGTCCCATGAGAATTGTAATAACTGCAGCAGGACCCATTGAAAACAAATAGCTTGAGATCAAAAATATAAATCCAAGTATTATTCCAAAGATCAGACCGAAGAGCGGAATCGTCCAAAATTTATTGCAGAAATTTTCCACATCTTCCTGTGTGCTATCTATCGGTATAATGCTGAACATGGACAGCTGTGTTTTCAATATGTTGTTGCTGCCTCTTTTCATTGGCTCATCAGTCATTTTTTTCCTCCAGCAATTCGGTGTATATGTTAGACATTATTGATCCGATCAGCGATCCGACAATATCATCCAGGAATGGTCCTAGAATTCCCAATATGCCGGGCTTGTTTTTATCATATCTGATATACTCAAAAAGTCCTTTCGTTCCAGCTATGTATTGGGCCAGTGCAATTCCTAAAAGTTCATCTGCAACCAGATGTACCGGGTCATCTTGGAATATGTCTTCCAAGCCAGGGAGATTCATGCGATTGCCCTGCTCTTCAAGCCTGATTGCGGCATAGAGCATAGCATTCACATTCACATCTTTTTCAAGATTTTTGATATGTCTTCTGAACATTGAGTGAACAGTTTCCAAATCCCACCCTGGTGCCGGAGAATACAACCCTAATGCTGCTTTCCACATCTGGGCTTCTCCTATCCCCAATTCATCTAGTTTTTCGAATGCAGTTTTAGCCTTACAAGACTGTTTATTCCATTTTCTTGTTGACTGAGCAACAGCAGACCTCACAGCTTTGGCGGCGGCCATTCCTGTTTCTGAAGCAGTGCCTGCATATTTTCCTCCATCACCTTTAGGACATAAAATTGCAAGAGCATCGCTGGTAGTTCCAGTCCCGGAAACACCTGCATCGTTCATGCCTGCCGTTTTTGCCTCGGCAATTGTGGCTGTGGCATTAACCATGCCGCAGTCTTGCAGCGGCTCTGAGAAAATCACTATGATATTTATTGTTCCAGCTTTATGGGTGGGAAGTGTATCAATTACACTTTGAGGGAGACGCTCGCCTGCAGTAACTGCATTTGTAGTTCCAGCAGTTACGATCGCAGCGGCTTCAACGTTGCCCTCTATGCATGATTCTGTAGTTATTACTCTGCGGATGTCGGCAGCAGTCATCAAACCTATGCTGTCTTCCGGCAGTCCAAAATATTTACGGACATCCTCAAGATCACGTTCCGGGCATGCTCCATCGTAACCCATTGGAACTTCCATTATGAAGACGGTATTAGTCTCGCTGACTCCGCCGCCGATTATTGCCGATGATAGGCTCTTGTATCTGAAAGGCAGCTTTACTATTGCAACCGGGCTGTCTTTATAGTCTAAAATTTCTAAAGTGTAATCTACCAAATGACTTCCCCTCAGAGTAATCCAAAGAATGCGTTTTCAAGAAGTATCTGCACAGTTGTTCCGATTATTAAATACAATGGAATAAGAACTATTATGAAAAATAAAATTGAGGTAACTTTC from Candidatus Methanomassiliicoccus intestinalis Issoire-Mx1 encodes:
- the hypF gene encoding carbamoyltransferase HypF; amino-acid sequence: MKLIFRGIVQGVGFRPAVYRSAVKLGFNGYVQNNGSNVVVVIDGDETVFINKLRSELPPLAKIDSIEMEEEDCQYDGFKIIDSSSGGKGASIPNDTAICDNCKRDLFDPLNRRYLYPFTNCTDCGARFSIISDLPYDRANTSMNEYPADTLCSEEYASPLDRRFHHQTISCPACGPSYYLLDSKGNRLDKDPIEEFARRIDEGSIGVVKSWGGMHICSNLDELTHLRSWYRRSEKPFAVMMKDLGTLKNYCMPTVYEEQEITSPNRPIVLVKKKENDLTELISPGLDTIGVFLPYSAMHHILFHYLDHDALVMTSANSPGEPMVLKDEDALELGADIYLMHNRRIINRCDDSVLRMFGSHPQYIRKSRGHIPSYLNCKNGQAVALGGQENLCGAVAKDGRMYTTQYIGDGERPGVIRFLDNATRYFMKLLGSSPQIIAMDLHPAYNNRPLAKSMAEEFGAELIEVQHHWAHAASLLIDNGIEDAMVLAVDGTGYGLDGQAWGGEVLRADFSSFDRVAHLEPITLLGGEKAVYDPRRLVFSLDEMVGRSNPYFSETEAAVLRKMMPAAPTSTGFGRVLDALSCYFGICQKRTYDGEPAMKLERALSAGTNKFNFNVKVKNNVILTSELYRDMTDSVGTPSDLSYSFVYALLDAMVDIAADNGELNGINTIGLTGGVSYNGPISSIVKDMVESRGFRFVCHSRVPNGDGGISTGQCAIALQKLN
- a CDS encoding glycine cleavage system protein H, which encodes MADGNEVRDDRYYSKTHEWILIEGDTAKIGMTDYAQEQMSELVYAELPAVGKKYQQGDLFGQVESIKTVAAVNCPADCEVMEINSEIMNDPLIINQSPYDKGWFAVVKIDKPDLSNLLNPEEYRKHIGL
- a CDS encoding phosphatidylglycerophosphatase A, translated to MVDYTLEILDYKDSPVAIVKLPFRYKSLSSAIIGGGVSETNTVFIMEVPMGYDGACPERDLEDVRKYFGLPEDSIGLMTAADIRRVITTESCIEGNVEAAAIVTAGTTNAVTAGERLPQSVIDTLPTHKAGTINIIVIFSEPLQDCGMVNATATIAEAKTAGMNDAGVSGTGTTSDALAILCPKGDGGKYAGTASETGMAAAKAVRSAVAQSTRKWNKQSCKAKTAFEKLDELGIGEAQMWKAALGLYSPAPGWDLETVHSMFRRHIKNLEKDVNVNAMLYAAIRLEEQGNRMNLPGLEDIFQDDPVHLVADELLGIALAQYIAGTKGLFEYIRYDKNKPGILGILGPFLDDIVGSLIGSIMSNIYTELLEEKND
- a CDS encoding GTP--adenosylcobinamide-phosphate guanylyltransferase; the protein is MKIDALITAGGKGSRIKEIGTEKPMIDLLGRPIIDYVIDALKESSHIKDVYISVSPNTPLTKQHLKNKDVIIIDTSGEEYCVDLNYSMSQMKTEEVFICPADMPLLSSSGIDFVIEGYYNSGVHSYSVAAPYSLLVSLGISPTYSLPVNGVKSVFCGVSVLDRLDMLSMKSLSEGYVLTENIELIININTITELKIAEEVLTSSKRSSSGN
- a CDS encoding LuxR C-terminal-related transcriptional regulator gives rise to the protein MNNVDDCNNSTADEKNAREKNISEIGAGLVETFLNIGMTEEELRIFICKEKGMSDEDIAIELNISETSVKNRLYEAYQGFHLHFKSVNTSEKEFLVTLPTTLVKWMDEEIEMRGYESRDELIRWVLHHHYNELRYGIKIECNDPDITDL
- the cobS gene encoding adenosylcobinamide-GDP ribazoletransferase: MTDEPMKRGSNNILKTQLSMFSIIPIDSTQEDVENFCNKFWTIPLFGLIFGIILGFIFLISSYLFSMGPAAVITILMGHVLNRFLHFDGLMDFGDGMVAHGDREKKIKALKDSNVGAGGVGIGILIAFLTISALSTCAGFGGISNHWQIAILFFPIAAEILAKNSLYITAAYGTAAGSGLGNMFVNSANRNDVLKSILISAVIVIPLAALMLYGPFFSVIEGMLVGVFMLLISMGVGFAVCNISMKSFGYVNGDVLGASNELGKVGSLLGALIVLCLL
- a CDS encoding alkaline phosphatase family protein — encoded protein: MGIDLYFNVILSQRITVNTLIIMLDGAADEKIPAFDYKTPLESLDKKFMDGVASSGLFGWTEGQKYTHLFLLGFFTGKVCDVPRGLIEAHGMDIPLKENSVAYRFSPACFRNGKFEWAYRVSADRYLELQECMIDSIGLLNDLAPNLYFHGSDGRGVVTIEDGYYNFPMPPYPLPENPDYEPFRECIEAVAKELDGLTFLPWGGGSINNSAHKSAFAKSKNLTILSSSPSALGVGRLLGISCKRVDDFRVGMDESLEMLQHNDVFLHVDETDDVSHRTEPGDKRNMLAEIDEFFCNNLDFLEGHRVALIIDHGTSSLNGQHMPMPVPFAVSNISGSMKSGINFCENASVHYPIENLFCSIMQHTD
- a CDS encoding NYN domain-containing protein, producing MESQAIVLIDNGYLAKTLENDFGRTRLDYSAFARELCSIISCDMSKAYLYDAPPINKPTDNAKRRKTYANRMRFFDDIRKTPQFEVKLGRLTEFVDHETGRIVTRQKGVDVMLAVDMIVHTLDPEVEVDNMILIAGDADFEPAVRYSVSRGKNIVLCCSTKYRKNGGKSYSDALMNVSSSFISLDYDLISKCSFVRKKAESLNSYPI
- the cobT gene encoding nicotinate mononucleotide-dependent phosphoribosyltransferase CobT codes for the protein MSCKIPENIKLCSEEDLGKEFIERVIGKTPTYVCVIGNTETAKIPGVSAAGANPDITDTTPAADMELLHYGRCKCIEGVPVTPTGVPTPGIITMSATKMSKMPIFVMNAGVKVKPHVPYFELDGSPGEDIRTGKAVKNAERTFDRAVLAGKALAKISNYLVIGESIAGGTTTAYGVLTALGYDAKGKISSSMIDNPAALKENIVQEGLRNCGLSESILKKDPMMAVEALGDPMIVAAAGLAVGAAESVPVLLAGGTQMAAVLSVIKGMDDSVLDNIALGTTRWIVEDKSSDLIDLVSQIAKVPVLAADLNFSTSKYDGLNVYEKGLVKEGVGAGGSSIAAMLMSDGKINARNLLDEIEKNYVRLVSRR